The genomic stretch GCAGGTAACCtacttattttataaaaataaaaaaaggcaaAATTTTTAAACACACTAGTGCAGTGGACTCACTCACAGCCTCACACACTCACCTTAAAGTGCACAACTTGGGAACAACTTACAGTaatttattaagaaaaagaaaGTAACCCAGCAGTCATCACACACTCAAAACGGCAACACACAACACTAATCTGATATTTCTTGTATTTTAGTCTTTAGTTTTTACAATGTCCTgtatttttctaaataaaaattactttatcaattttaaaaataaatattaaatataaactgGGTCGGTCTGAAAAATCGCAGCCTGCAAAGGGCCTGGATTGGACAATAAAAATGTAGCCTGTTTGTATCCCAAAAAGCCCGAATCTGTCACAGGTTGGGTAATCCTTTTTACCAGCTCTAGGTGCGAGTGAGCATTAACGCATTATTTATCAAAACTGCAACTACATTAAGGAAAGAATTTAAAATTCCagttaaaaatgtatttaaatttttttggctATTCTTCCAGTCTACAATGGAACCTTTTGTATATGGTATGCAGAAATTTCATTAGGGGCAAGGCATTTTgcattgtgttgctgctgagttTTTTTGTTAGATAATGTAACTTTGCATTGATTTAAGTTTTAGTATTGCTATTTAGTGTTATTGTTGGTTTTTTAATTGCTTTTCTTGACTTCTTTTGATTGCAGATTTAGACTCCCTTCCCATCCtagtgttttttgtttgtttgtttgtatatatgtgACCCAAGTATTTACTTCCATTCATGACCTCTTTTAATGGTACAGAATAATCTTCACGAACTTTGGTCTCTTCTCAACTTTCTTCTGCCCGAAATTTTTAGTTCTGCTGAAACCTTTGATGAATGGTTTCAAATCTCTGGTGAAAATGACCAACAGGAGGTTGTTCAACAATTACACAAGGTAACTTATAGAACTCTTTTTTGATCACCGTCTTCACTGTTATTCTGATGCATAATTGACACTTTCATTTCTTTGTATATCAAGGTTCTCCGACCATTTCTCCTTCGAAGGTTGAAGTCGGATGTTGAGAAAGGGTTGCCACCAAAAAAAGAAACCATTCTTAAAGTTGGCATGTCACAGATGCAGAAACAGTATTATAAAGCATTACTGCAGAAGGATCTCGAGGTTGTCAATGCCGGTGGAGAACGGAAGCGCCTCCTGAATATAGCTATGCAACTACGCAAATGTTGTAATCATCCGTATCTATTCCAAGGTGCTGAACCTGGTCCTCCCTATACAACAGGAGATCATCTCATTACCAGTGCTGGTAAGTTCTGTTCACTATAAAAGTTCAGAAGTTCTTTCTGGGTTGATTAATAAAACACAtgctttattttaataatttcatCTGCAGGTAAAATGGTTCTCTTGGATAAGTTGCTTCCTAAATTAAAGGAGCGTGATTCTAGGGTCCTTATATTTTCACAGGTTTGTTCTGTTGGAATCTGGCTCTTGTCCTTGATGATTGTAAAGTTCTTAAATGCTGCAATCCATTTGTAATAGTTCTCATTTTTACTTTTCAATTTTCCTCTGTGCTTAATTTCCGGTTCTTTCCCTCAGATGACTAGGCTGCTAGACATACTTGAAGATTACTTAATGTTCCGTGGATATCAATATTGTCGCATAGATGGCAATACTGGTGGGGATGATCGTGATGCCTCCATTGAAGCTTACAACAAACCGGGAAGTGAGAAATTTGTCTTCTTGTTATCAACTCGAGCTGGGGGTCTTGGTATCAATCTTGCTACTGCCGATGTCGTCATTCTGTATGATAGTGACTGGTCAGTATTTCCAACAGTTGTGGATGCAGCCATCTGATTTGTACCTGTGCCATAATCATTACTACTTGTTAATGGTTTATGATTTTGCAATAGGAACCCACAAGTTGACTTGCAGGCTCAGGATCGTGCTCATAGGATAGGTCAGAAGAAAGAGGTTCAAGTGTTCCGTTTTTGCACCGAGGTTTGCAATTTTAAACTTCATTTGGTCATTCCATTTTATATTTACTGTTTGTGTTGTTATCTCATCGCATCACTGTTATGGTACAGTATACAATTGAGGAGAAAGTCATTGAAAGGGCTTACAAAAAGCTTGCACTTGATGCTTTGGTGATTCAACAAGGGCGGTTGGCTGAGCAGAAGAGTAAGGACTTGCTGGGcaatctttcttctttcttttctaggTGTACTGTATGATTCATCTGATATGGATTCCATTGGCTTATATATGCAGCTGTAAATAAAGATGAGTTGCTTCAAATGGTTAGATTTGGAGCTGAAATGGTTTTCAGTTCCAAGGATAGTACAATTACAGATGAGGATATTGATAGAATTATTGCCAAAGGAGAGGAGGCAACTGCAGAGCTTGATGCCAAGATGAAGAAATTTACTGAAGATGCGATCAAATTTAAAATGGATGACAGTATGCAATTTATCACTATATTCTAACCTTTAAACAATTATGACTTGATGCTTAAAAGTTTTATGCTTTCAGCTGTTTATTAATTTTAAGTCACTAATTACTTCTACTTTCTTCTTGTAGCTGCTGAGTTATATGACTTTGATGATGATAAGGTAAAGTTACATTTTATTGCCTTTGATAACTATTTTAATTAGCTTTACATGAACCTACTCTCCCTTGCCCCCTTATTATTCAACTAACACAGACAATTACTTTTATTTCCTTAAATAAAGGATGAGAACAAATTTGATTTCAAAAAAATTGTGAGTGAAAACTGGGTTGAACCACCAAGAAGGGAGCGGAAGCGCAAGTAAGGATTTTCCTTTACATTTTATGTATCCAGTTTTATTGAACTTATTTTTATGACACGGTATGCTGGTTCTTGGGGGATTTTAGTTACTCAGAGTCTGAATACTTCAAGCAAACCTTGCGCCAAGGTGCCCCCACTAAACCAAAGGAGCCCCGCATTCCCAGGATGCCACAGTTGTAAGTTATGCACTTAATTTTTCCTTTTAACGTAGAGCTTCTGCTGTTACTGATAGTTTTTTGTTCTTCCCCAGGCATGATTTCCAGTTTTTCAACACTCAAAGACTGAGTGAGCTGTATGAAAAGGAAGTGCGTTATCTCATGGTAGGTATATGTATGTAAAATGAAtgtgtttatttatgtttttttaggtTTAGCTTGTGTAGATCCTACTCAGTAcctaataatttataaaatttcagCAAGCACATCAGAAGAATCAGGTGAAGGACTCGATAGATGTTGATGAACCAGAAGGTACATAGTATTCTGAAGACTAATGCTCTGACTTCTTTTTGCctgtatatttaattttaattatgatGTACTGGGTGTATAGAGGCAGGAAATCAATTGACTGCTGAAGAGATGGAAGAAAAGGAACGTCTGCTAGAACAGGTGAACAGTTGCCTCCTTTTTGCCAACTAGACTTTCGTATTGACATATTGTTGAGTTTTGTTATATGGTCAATATAGGGATTTTCATCATGGAGCCGGAAAGATTTTAATACTTTCCTCAGGGCCTGTGAGAAATATGGTCGAAATGATATACAAAGTATTGCTTCTGAGATGGAAGGAAAAACTGATGAGGAAGTTGAAAGATATGCTAAGGTCTTCAAAGAAAGATACAAGGAATTAAATGGTATGTTACAGGCTTACAGCCAATTTGAGTGCATCTGTGAAACAAGCTTTTGCTTTATGTATGTGTGATTTATCAATCCTAGCTTGAAGTTAGTTTCTAGTTAGAATGTGAATGTCAAGGTTCTGCCTAATCTGttcatttgaataattttctgcAGATTATGATAGAATTATCAAAAACATTGAGAGGGGAGAGGCTAGAATTTCTCGGAAGGATGAAATCATGAAAGCTATTGGAAAGAAATTGGACCGCTACAAGAATCCTTGGCTAGAGTTGAAAGTACAGTATGGACAAAACAAAGGGAAGCTATACAATGAAGAATGTGACCGATTCATGGTaggaattttatttatttcttgataCCCACCACTGTCCTTCCATGGTTTCAAAAATCTTACTTTTCCTGCTATAAATTTGCAGATATGCATGGTTCACAAACTTGGCTATGGTAACTGGGATGAGTTGAAGGCTGCATTTCGAACATCACCTTTGTTTAGATTTGATTGGTTTGTTAAGTCTCGCACAACCCAGGAACTTGCAAGGAGGTGTGACACTCTTATTCGGTTGGTAGAAAAGGAAAACCAGGAATATGATGAGAGAGAAAGACAAGCTCGCAAAGAAAAGAAGCTTGCCAAGGTTTCTTTATGTTTACACAAAAAAATTGTTTACTAATATTGTATTCATTGTGATTTTCTTTACTGTACTCAAGTTTGACAATCTTTCAGAACACGACTCCAACAAAGCGGGCTTTGGCAAGACAGACTGAGAGTCCATCTTCTGCAAAGAAGCGGAAGCAGACAACTATGGATGATTATGCCTCGGTATGCATACTTGCAACTGTACATTGTATTCTTTCTTATTTGCTCAAGTTTCTCTATGCTTTTTTACTGAAACAGATCATTCTATTGTTGCAGGGTAAGAGGAGAAAATAAATGGACATCCTAAATTGCAAAGGAGTGGTTGGGGTAGGGTTTAAGACACTATGCAATGTTTGTAAACCCACTTACCAATCATTTAGATTTTAATAGGCAGTTAAATGAatgtataattataattatatagtaGTTATGCATTAGGCTAATGTTTTGAAAGCCGGGCTGGCAATTGAAATTGTAAGGGGAAAATCCTCAAGGGTTTGTTGTCAAATGGAGGCTATATGCTTCTATAAGTTAAACTTTTATAAGACAATATTATAAGACATTAAAACCATGGTTACTGCCGGTAATTGAAATATCTTTTTGGTAAGGAAGTATTGTAAATGTAAGTGCACTGTAAATTCAGTAAGACAAATGTCATAAATAATTTCACTTGTAAACTACTAAAATCTGTTGTAGGCAAGTAAGAAAAGACTTGTCCAACATAACCTTAATCTCTACAATAAGTTATATGTGGCTTTATATTACATTACCGGTGTCACTAGCCACGTTTATAGACAGTGTCTCGCTTTGTCTTTAATAGTTTTCTGTTAGGCTCTGATTGAAGATTAAAGTCTGTTATACTCAAGGGTCAAAACTGTTAATATTTGTATGTAacatattccatagaatattctttAGTACAtttaaaatagaatagaatatactgtagtatattttttatttcttatgtAATTAATTTGACAAGatgtatattttaatatataatatgacTTCTGTAGTGTTATGCGAACATACTTGTAGTGTTATCACATACGATTTTATTCAAATGTTTTTAATTCTCTCATATTATGACATGGTATCTAGAGTTTTGAAAGATAATTTTTTCATTGTGCTTACTCGAATGATCTAGCGTCTTATCACAGTTTGTCCTTCTCTTAATGTTGTAACCCATTCCAGtctattttcatcattttttgaTCAGTTAttgttgattttttgaaaaatctcTATCGCCAACATTAGTGTCTTAGCTGACCGACCTTTATTCAAACGCTCACCACCGACCACACACCCTTACACGCATCCACAAGCACTGTGCACGGGCCTTACGCGCCACCACTATAGCCACACGTGACAGCGTGTTTGACTGTCGTTCAGGTTGTCGTCTTCGCCGCTGTGGTCGGTTTTTCCACTGAGTTTCAGATTTGTCTTCTGCTTTTATTTTTCATCCAAAGAAAAACATGCTTTAGTTGAAACAACCACTGTTTGCATCTGCTCACGCgattttttccttcttttgagTGGACTCAATTGGTTCGAAGAACATTTTCACCAACTGAGTTACCTCTCCACCTTCTCTAGAAAAATTGATTGAGTCCAATTACAATAGTTGTGCTGTTGACATTAAATTATGAATCCATGGTCAAGGCTACAATGATCACCTCACTATAACTTAAAACACAATGACTGCAGCTGAAAAGCCAAAATGGAAACAAATCGATGCCCAACTATGCAGTGTAATCGAGTCCACTCTTCATCCTTTTATCAAATCGATCTTCCATCCCCATATCATGTGTGAATCGATTTGGACGCAGGCAAAACAACTACACGAATGATACTCAATGTCTTTATGGAGTGTGTCACATATTATTGAATATTATTACTCAGCGAAAAGTTGAAGGGTCTCTGTCAACATATATTTGTCAAATTTATATTACACTTATATGATATTAATGAATTCCCATCTCTTGTTGGATGCACCACATGTGATTAATAAAAGTCACGTGAAACGATCTCTTGGTGTCCATACACATTGCTCTCCTTACATCCATTGGCAATAATCAGAATTACATTCGAGGAAGGCTATCCAACTCCAAACCTCGTCCCAAGTGTGAACATTATAACCGACTTGAACATACTATTTACCTCTATTGGAAATTGCATGGCCAACCTCCACGCTAGGTGAATGTGACCCAAATTGATCATTTAGACATTCTTCAGACCTCACCTACTACGATGATTTTATCAGGCGGTGTCAGAATAATCAGAATTCTGATTATACTATTTTGGTTACACACACTAGTAATTCATATGTTTGCTTCTCTCAATCATTTTCTCTTAGTCTTTGGGTCCTTGATGTTGGTGCATCTGATTAGGTTACCAGTAATAAAGGTCTTTTCTATTTCCTCTCCACCCATGATTTCTTACCTACCTTTTGCAAATGATTCTCAAACCTCATCCCAAGGAATTTTTACTATTCAAATTCTAGATTCTTTCTCAATCACTTATGTTCTCTATGTACCTAATTCTCCATTCAATTTACTTTAAACCAGTCGTTTAACTCGTTCTTTTGATTGTGCTGTCACCCTCTGTAGCTGTAATGTTACCTTGTAGGACTAGAGTTAAGGACACATGATTGATGTCAAATGTCAGTCTCAAGGCCTTTACTATCTCTTTGTGTCATCTAAGACTTGTTCAACCACTAATTCTCCACTCAGTATCCATGCTCAGTTAGGTCATCGAATTTTTCACAAACTATAGAAGTTGGTGTCAAGTTTATCTAACTTACATTGTGGGCCGTGTCAGTTAGGAAAAAATACTCATAATTACTTTCCCAATCAAGTCAATAAACGTGCTTCACCCCTTTTGCTTTAATTCACTCCGATGTTTGGGGTCCCTCGTGTAATATCTTTACTTTTGAGTCTAGGTATTTTTCTTCCTTTATTGACGACTCTTTACGTTCCACGtgattatttttaaatgaaatacatattcgaactattttctatttttgaacaattatcaataaaaatttaatttggtGTGGCTATTCGTACCTTAAGAAGTGATAATATCGATGAATAATTATCATaacaatttcaaaattttatgTTCTACATTATTATACTTCACCAAACTTCTTTCCCTCACACTCCTCAACAAAATAGAGTATTCAAACGCAAAAATGAGCATCTCGTAGAAACCACTCAGACCCTACTTCTCCATCGTAATGTTCCACTCAGGTTTTGGTGGGATGCTTTGCTAATGACTTGCTCTACCTTATAACTTCATGCCCTCATTTGTCTTTAACAATAATATGTCTCATTTAATTCTTTTTCCCTATTCCTACTTCACCTAATTCCTCCATATGTCTCTGGGTCTACATGTTTTATTCATAATCTCTCTCATGGACTTGATAAACTATCAGCTCGATCATCCAAAATGTGTCTTTCTTGGTTATCATCGATCCTAAAAGGTTATAATTTCTATTCTCCTACTCTACGATACTTCATATCAACCAATTTTACCTTCTTTGAGTATGTTCCATATTTCGAGTCCAACAACGTAACTCTAGAACCCCTTCAAGAATCACGTCTCTTTTGGAAGTTATTAATGTCTCGTCTACCATAATTCCCTATTAGTCTATGGAGTCTGACTCACTAGATATTCCTATGGTTGACCACTACTTCTCAACCACTACAAACATATTATCTTCATCACCCAACATCATTCGTATTTGTTCTTGAGGTCATTGCAGGCTCTCCTCTGATGCTGCCTCCATCACCATATCTAATTTTCATTCTGAGTTTGATCTTTCGATTGTCCATCGAAATGGTACAAGTCACACACGAAATCCATCTccacattatattgatttatgttatcaCTGTGTTTCTCCTTTGCATTATTCTCGTATGTCTTCTTTATCTTCTGTTTCTATTTCTAACACTCTAGGTGAAGCATTAACTCGCCCAAAGTGGAGGTAATCTATGATTGACGAGATGTGTGCTTTCCAAAGCAGCGGTACTTAGGAACTAGTTCCTCTACCCCCCTGGGAAGTCTTATGTAAGTTATCATTGGATTTATACTATGAAGGTTGGTCCAACTGACAAGATTGATCGATTTAAAGCCTCCTTGGTAGCCAAAGGATATACTCAAATTTTTGGGTTGCATTATACTGATACTTTCTCACCTGTAGCTAGGATGGCATCAGACAGACTTCTTATAGCCCTTGAAGCCATTCAACACTATCCTCTTCATCAACATgacatcaaaaatatatttttacacAATCATTTTGaagaggaagtatatatggaGCAACCACCCGAGTTTGTTTCTCAAGAGGAGTCATCAAATATGATTTTTCGGCTACATACATCTCTTTATGGTCTTAAGAAATATCCGAGAGATTGGATTTGTAGATTCAACACTGTAGTACAACAATTTGGTATGGTTCGTAGTGAAGCCAACCATTCTGTTTTTTATCCTCACCCAATATAAGGATGTATTTATCTTATTgtgtatgtagatgatattgtCATAATTGGTAGTGATCAACATGGAATAATATAGTTGAAACAACATTTTTCGAATAAATTTTAGACAAAAAACCTTGGTAAACTCTGGTATTTTTGGGTATTGAGGTAGCCTAAACTAAAGATGGTTTGGTAATTTCTCAATGTAAATATGCTATGAATATTTTGGAAGAAACAAATTTGTTGAACCCTAAACCAATTCATATTCTTATGGATCTAATTGTTAAATTCCAACCCAATCAAAGAGAGCCTCTATCTGACTCATGGAGGTATAGGAGATtgattgaaaaattaaattatctCACAGTCACTCGTTTGAATATTTCTTTTGCATTTAG from Vicia villosa cultivar HV-30 ecotype Madison, WI linkage group LG4, Vvil1.0, whole genome shotgun sequence encodes the following:
- the LOC131595533 gene encoding ISWI chromatin-remodeling complex ATPase CHR11, with the translated sequence MAKASKQQASSDEEFSNSLSSSEEEQGNEQINEEEDEEELEAVARAASSDDDEVVGDNPVDSDEDAAAEDADDDEQGGDDDAPEISKREKARLKEMQKMKKQKIQEILDTQNAAIEADMNNRGKGRLKYLLQQTELFAHFAKGDSSSSQKKGRGSGRHASKVTEEEEDEEYLKGEEDGVANTRLLTQPSCIQGKMRDYQLAGLNWLIRLYENGINGILADEMGLGKTLQTISLMGYLHEFRGIKGPHMVVAPKSTLGNWMNEIRRFCPILRAVKFLGNPEERRHIREELLVAGKFDVCVTSFEMAIKEKSTLRRFSWRYIIIDEAHRIKNENSLLSKTMRIFNTNYRLLITGTPLQNNLHELWSLLNFLLPEIFSSAETFDEWFQISGENDQQEVVQQLHKVLRPFLLRRLKSDVEKGLPPKKETILKVGMSQMQKQYYKALLQKDLEVVNAGGERKRLLNIAMQLRKCCNHPYLFQGAEPGPPYTTGDHLITSAGKMVLLDKLLPKLKERDSRVLIFSQMTRLLDILEDYLMFRGYQYCRIDGNTGGDDRDASIEAYNKPGSEKFVFLLSTRAGGLGINLATADVVILYDSDWNPQVDLQAQDRAHRIGQKKEVQVFRFCTEYTIEEKVIERAYKKLALDALVIQQGRLAEQKTVNKDELLQMVRFGAEMVFSSKDSTITDEDIDRIIAKGEEATAELDAKMKKFTEDAIKFKMDDTAELYDFDDDKDENKFDFKKIVSENWVEPPRRERKRNYSESEYFKQTLRQGAPTKPKEPRIPRMPQLHDFQFFNTQRLSELYEKEVRYLMQAHQKNQVKDSIDVDEPEEAGNQLTAEEMEEKERLLEQGFSSWSRKDFNTFLRACEKYGRNDIQSIASEMEGKTDEEVERYAKVFKERYKELNDYDRIIKNIERGEARISRKDEIMKAIGKKLDRYKNPWLELKVQYGQNKGKLYNEECDRFMICMVHKLGYGNWDELKAAFRTSPLFRFDWFVKSRTTQELARRCDTLIRLVEKENQEYDERERQARKEKKLAKNTTPTKRALARQTESPSSAKKRKQTTMDDYASGKRRK